One Micromonospora eburnea genomic region harbors:
- the pafA gene encoding Pup--protein ligase translates to MERRIFGLETEYGVTCTYRGQRRLSPDEVARYLFRRVVSWGRSSNVFLRNGARLYLDVGSHPEYATPECDSVTDLVAHDRAGERILEGLLVDAEKRLHDEGIAGEIYLFKNNTDSAGNSYGCHENYLVSRHGEFGRLADVLIPFLVTRQLICGAGKVLQTPRGAVYCLSQRAEHIWEGVSSATTRSRPIINTRDEPHADAERYRRLHVIVGDSNMNEVTTLLKVGTADIVLRMIEAGVVMRDLTLENPIRAIREVSHDITGRRKVRLASGKEISALEIQQEYLAKATEFVERRGGDQTAKRVVDLWARVLRAVETGDLDPVAREIDWVTKLRLIERYQRKHDLPLSHPRVAQMDLAYHDLRRGRGLYGLLERRGEVDRVATDPEIFEAKETPPQTTRARLRGEFIRHAQEKRRDFTVDWVHLKLNDQAQRTVLCKDPFRAYDERVERLIASM, encoded by the coding sequence ATGGAGCGGCGAATCTTCGGCCTCGAGACCGAGTACGGCGTCACCTGCACCTATCGCGGCCAGCGCCGGTTGTCCCCTGACGAGGTCGCGCGGTACCTGTTCCGGCGGGTGGTGTCGTGGGGCCGGTCGAGCAACGTGTTCCTGCGCAACGGGGCCCGCCTCTATCTGGACGTGGGCTCGCACCCGGAGTACGCGACGCCCGAGTGTGATTCCGTGACCGACCTGGTGGCGCACGACCGGGCGGGGGAGCGGATTCTGGAGGGGCTGCTCGTCGACGCGGAGAAGCGGCTGCACGACGAGGGCATCGCGGGCGAGATCTACCTGTTCAAGAACAACACCGACTCGGCCGGCAACTCGTACGGCTGCCACGAGAACTACCTGGTCTCCCGGCACGGGGAGTTCGGCCGCCTGGCCGACGTGTTGATCCCGTTCCTGGTGACCCGGCAGTTGATCTGTGGCGCCGGGAAGGTGCTCCAGACGCCGCGCGGGGCGGTCTACTGCCTCTCACAGCGGGCGGAGCACATTTGGGAGGGCGTCTCCTCGGCGACCACCCGGAGCCGGCCGATCATCAACACCCGCGACGAGCCGCACGCTGACGCGGAGCGGTACCGCCGGCTGCACGTGATCGTCGGCGACTCGAACATGAACGAGGTCACCACGCTGCTGAAGGTCGGGACGGCCGACATCGTGCTGCGGATGATCGAGGCCGGGGTGGTGATGCGGGACCTGACGCTGGAGAACCCGATCCGGGCGATCCGCGAGGTGTCGCACGACATCACCGGCCGGCGCAAGGTGCGGCTGGCCTCCGGCAAGGAGATCTCCGCGCTGGAGATCCAGCAAGAATACCTGGCGAAGGCGACGGAGTTCGTGGAGCGCCGCGGCGGAGACCAGACCGCGAAGCGGGTGGTGGATCTGTGGGCGCGGGTGCTGCGGGCGGTGGAGACCGGCGACCTGGACCCGGTGGCTCGGGAGATCGACTGGGTGACGAAGCTGCGTCTGATCGAGCGGTACCAGCGCAAGCACGACCTGCCGCTGTCGCATCCGCGGGTGGCGCAGATGGATCTGGCGTACCACGACCTGCGGCGCGGGCGGGGCCTGTACGGGCTGCTGGAGCGGCGGGGCGAGGTGGACCGGGTGGCGACCGACCCGGAGATCTTCGAGGCGAAGGAGACCCCGCCGCAGACCACCCGGGCGCGGCTGCGGGGCGAGTTCATCCGGCACGCGCAGGAGAAGCGGCGGGACTTCACAGTCGACTGGGTGCACCTGAAGCTGAACGACCAGGCGCAGCGGACCGTGCTGTGCAAGGACCCGTTCCGGGCGTACGACGAGCGGGTGGAGCGGCTGATCGCGAGCATGTGA
- a CDS encoding DUF3866 family protein produces MVRWRSGTVTAVRRRWAGATELDVDLPDGGRMRALAYPALVGDPEPGDRVLLNAGALLMGLGTGGYALVVALPDRLPADPPQAAGTREAGHLVKARYTPLQPILLGVDEEASPYHDLLAAVESLDGMPVVTADLHSALPAILAGVHADAPGVRVAYLLTDGGALPAWFSRTLAGLAGHLVGTISVGQAFGGDLEASTLHSGLLAARHVLRADVAIVAQGPGNLGTGTRWGFSGVAVGEAVNAIAALGGRAVGSLRISAADPRPRHRGVSHHSLTAYGRVALAAAELVVPDGLEPALAAEVAAALAPLAQRHRIVAVPSDGLDAALRASPVGLSTMGRGLDADHAYFLAAAAAGRHAARLLG; encoded by the coding sequence ATGGTGCGATGGCGGTCAGGCACGGTCACGGCGGTACGGCGACGGTGGGCCGGCGCGACGGAACTCGACGTCGACCTGCCCGACGGCGGCCGGATGCGGGCCCTCGCCTACCCGGCGCTGGTCGGCGACCCGGAGCCCGGCGACCGGGTGCTGCTCAACGCCGGCGCCCTGCTGATGGGCCTCGGCACCGGCGGGTACGCGCTGGTCGTCGCCCTGCCCGACCGGCTCCCCGCCGACCCGCCGCAGGCCGCCGGCACCCGCGAGGCCGGTCACCTGGTCAAGGCCCGCTACACCCCGCTGCAGCCGATCCTGCTCGGCGTCGACGAGGAGGCCTCCCCGTACCACGACCTGCTGGCCGCCGTGGAGAGCCTCGACGGGATGCCGGTGGTCACCGCCGACCTGCACTCCGCCCTGCCGGCGATCCTGGCCGGCGTGCACGCCGACGCCCCCGGCGTCCGGGTGGCGTACCTGCTCACCGACGGCGGTGCGCTGCCGGCCTGGTTCTCCCGCACCCTCGCCGGGCTCGCCGGCCACCTCGTGGGCACGATCAGCGTCGGGCAGGCGTTCGGCGGCGACCTGGAGGCGAGCACCCTGCACAGCGGCCTGCTCGCCGCTCGGCACGTGCTCCGCGCCGACGTGGCGATCGTCGCCCAGGGGCCGGGCAACCTCGGCACCGGCACCCGCTGGGGCTTCTCCGGAGTGGCCGTCGGCGAGGCGGTCAACGCCATCGCCGCCCTCGGCGGGCGGGCCGTCGGCTCGCTACGAATCTCCGCCGCCGACCCCCGTCCCCGCCACCGCGGCGTCTCCCACCACAGCCTCACCGCGTACGGTCGGGTGGCGCTCGCCGCCGCGGAGCTGGTCGTGCCGGACGGCCTGGAGCCGGCCCTCGCCGCCGAGGTCGCCGCGGCGCTGGCCCCCCTCGCGCAGCGGCACCGGATCGTCGCCGTGCCCAGCGACGGGCTGGACGCGGCGCTGCGGGCCAGCCCGGTGGGGCTGTCGACGATGGGCCGCGGCCTCGACGCCGACCACGCCTACTTCCTCGCCGCGGCCGCCGCCGGTCGCCACGCGGCCCGACTGCTCGGCTGA
- a CDS encoding cation diffusion facilitator family transporter yields the protein MAEAEVKTESVGTVVVAGTANLVIAAAKLIAGLISGSAAMLSEAVHSVADTTTEVLLFLALRRGARPADTGHPFGYGKESYVWAFLAALFTFVVGAGFAITHGVTTILVHQHTGNYLVSYLVLVVSFAVESVSLARAIRQIRRESRRWRATPRRYLRLTADTTVKAVFLEDSAALVGLLIAGVGLGLSELTDDELYDGIASILIGGLLLTVATILARSNVSLLVGRAVSDRVHRQIEQDLEALPAVDRVDTLMTMLLGPDDILVAAKVDFHNDATGADIEAAADEAERRLAERYPEIAYVFLDPTRSMPDPARGARHTQNED from the coding sequence ATGGCGGAAGCCGAGGTCAAGACCGAGAGCGTCGGCACCGTCGTCGTGGCCGGCACGGCGAACCTCGTCATCGCGGCCGCCAAACTGATCGCCGGCCTGATCTCCGGCTCGGCGGCGATGCTCTCCGAGGCCGTCCACTCGGTCGCCGACACCACCACCGAGGTGCTGCTCTTCCTGGCGCTGCGCCGCGGGGCCCGCCCCGCCGACACCGGGCACCCGTTCGGGTACGGCAAGGAGAGCTACGTCTGGGCGTTCCTCGCCGCCCTGTTCACCTTCGTGGTGGGCGCCGGCTTCGCCATCACCCACGGCGTGACCACCATCCTCGTGCACCAGCACACCGGCAACTACCTGGTGTCGTACCTCGTACTGGTGGTCTCCTTCGCGGTCGAGTCGGTCTCCCTGGCCCGGGCGATCCGGCAGATCCGCCGGGAGTCGCGCCGCTGGCGGGCCACCCCGCGCCGCTACCTCCGCCTAACCGCCGACACCACCGTCAAGGCGGTCTTCCTGGAGGACTCCGCCGCCCTCGTCGGTCTGCTCATCGCCGGTGTCGGCCTCGGGCTGTCCGAGCTCACCGACGACGAGCTCTACGACGGGATCGCCTCGATCCTGATCGGCGGCCTGCTGCTGACGGTCGCCACCATTCTGGCCAGGAGCAACGTGTCGCTGCTCGTCGGCCGGGCCGTCTCGGACCGCGTCCACCGGCAGATCGAGCAGGATCTGGAGGCGCTGCCGGCGGTGGACCGGGTCGACACCCTGATGACCATGCTGCTCGGCCCGGACGACATCCTGGTCGCCGCCAAGGTCGACTTCCACAACGACGCCACCGGCGCCGACATCGAGGCCGCCGCCGACGAGGCCGAGCGCCGGCTGGCCGAACGCTACCCCGAGATCGCGTACGTCTTCCTCGACCCAACCCGCTCGATGCCCGACCCCGCCCGCGGCGCCCGGCACACGCAGAACGAGGACTGA
- a CDS encoding helix-turn-helix transcriptional regulator: MSRSRTERLVNLVICLLSTRRFLTAAQIAATVPGYEHDPEDVKDHEAFQRKFERDKAELRELGVPLETGTASVFDAEPGYRIAPREYALPDIPLEPDEAAAVGIAARLWQHAGLAAAASSGLAKLRAAGIDVDPHATLGLEPMVTVDPAFAPLTAAARDRREVDFDYRVPDRDAPTRRRLQPWGVVCWRGRWYVVGHDLDRAATRCFRLSRVVGAVRVTGDPGAYEPPVGVDLISHVARWSGPVERSNRATVLVAPGRAAGLRRWATECGSGPDGDRLVLPYADADYLAGQIVGYGPDVRVLEPPEVREAVIQRLKEIAARHDELAVTGGVR; this comes from the coding sequence GTGTCGCGGAGCCGTACCGAACGCCTGGTCAACCTGGTGATCTGTCTGCTGTCCACGCGACGGTTCCTCACCGCCGCGCAGATCGCCGCGACCGTGCCCGGATACGAGCACGATCCGGAGGACGTCAAGGACCACGAGGCGTTCCAGCGCAAGTTCGAGCGGGACAAGGCGGAGCTGCGCGAGCTCGGGGTGCCGTTGGAGACGGGGACGGCGAGCGTGTTCGACGCCGAGCCCGGCTACCGGATCGCCCCCCGCGAGTACGCCCTGCCCGACATTCCCCTCGAACCCGACGAGGCCGCCGCCGTCGGCATCGCGGCGCGGCTGTGGCAGCACGCCGGCCTGGCCGCCGCCGCGTCGTCGGGGCTGGCGAAGCTGCGCGCCGCCGGGATCGACGTGGACCCGCACGCCACCCTGGGCCTGGAACCGATGGTGACGGTCGACCCGGCGTTCGCCCCGCTGACCGCCGCCGCCCGGGATCGGCGGGAGGTCGACTTCGACTACCGGGTGCCGGACCGGGACGCCCCGACCCGCCGTCGGCTGCAGCCGTGGGGCGTGGTCTGCTGGCGCGGCCGGTGGTACGTGGTCGGCCACGACCTGGACCGGGCGGCCACCCGTTGCTTCCGGCTCTCCCGGGTGGTCGGCGCGGTCCGGGTGACCGGCGACCCGGGGGCGTACGAGCCGCCCGTCGGGGTGGACCTGATCAGCCACGTGGCCCGCTGGTCCGGGCCGGTGGAGCGGTCCAACCGGGCCACCGTGCTGGTCGCCCCGGGGCGGGCCGCCGGGCTGCGCCGCTGGGCGACGGAGTGCGGGTCGGGGCCGGACGGCGACCGGCTGGTTCTGCCGTACGCCGACGCGGACTACCTGGCCGGCCAGATCGTCGGGTACGGCCCGGACGTGCGGGTGCTGGAGCCGCCGGAGGTGCGGGAGGCGGTCATCCAGCGGTTGAAGGAGATCGCCGCCCGGCACGACGAGCTGGCGGTAACCGGGGGTGTCCGGTGA
- a CDS encoding helix-turn-helix transcriptional regulator encodes MTRPAARGGRASADRLARLLNLVPYLLARPGIEIAEAARDLGVTERQLREDLELLWVCGLPGYGPGDLIDMAFDGDRVTITYDAGIDRPLRLTPDEALALVVALRMLAETPGVANREAVERALAKIEGAAGDLAGAPVEVRLPGDSPRVRELRAAVERGRALRITYYTAARDETTERTIDPLRMLMVGGRAYVEAWCRRAEAVRLFRADRIDAVTELDEPAVVPAQARPHDLSDGVFRPSADLPSITLRIGRSERWITEYYPCERVESDGEQWLVSLRVTDLGWARRFVLGLGPDVTVVAPAELAEQVRAQAVAALDAYATPVDRAAAGRSQ; translated from the coding sequence GTGACCCGGCCGGCGGCCCGGGGTGGCCGCGCCTCGGCGGACCGGCTCGCCCGGCTACTCAACCTGGTGCCCTACCTGCTGGCCCGCCCCGGCATCGAGATCGCCGAGGCGGCGCGGGACCTGGGGGTGACCGAGCGGCAGCTCCGCGAGGACCTGGAACTGCTCTGGGTGTGCGGGCTGCCCGGCTACGGCCCGGGTGACCTGATCGACATGGCGTTCGACGGTGACCGGGTCACCATCACCTACGACGCCGGCATCGACCGGCCGCTGCGGCTCACCCCGGACGAGGCGCTCGCCCTGGTGGTGGCGCTGCGGATGCTCGCCGAGACGCCCGGGGTGGCCAACCGGGAGGCCGTCGAACGGGCCCTCGCCAAGATCGAGGGCGCCGCCGGGGACCTGGCGGGCGCCCCGGTGGAGGTGCGGCTGCCCGGCGACTCTCCCCGGGTACGCGAGCTGCGGGCCGCCGTGGAGCGTGGCCGGGCGCTGCGGATCACCTACTACACGGCCGCCCGGGACGAGACCACCGAGCGGACCATCGACCCGCTGCGGATGCTGATGGTCGGCGGGCGGGCGTACGTGGAGGCGTGGTGCCGCCGCGCCGAGGCGGTCCGGCTGTTCCGGGCCGACCGGATCGACGCGGTCACCGAGCTGGACGAGCCGGCGGTGGTGCCGGCGCAGGCCCGCCCGCACGATCTCAGCGACGGGGTGTTCCGCCCCTCGGCCGACCTGCCGTCGATCACCCTGCGGATCGGCCGGAGCGAGCGGTGGATCACCGAGTACTACCCGTGCGAGCGGGTCGAGTCCGACGGCGAGCAGTGGCTGGTGTCGCTGCGCGTCACCGACCTGGGCTGGGCGCGGCGGTTCGTGCTCGGGTTGGGTCCGGACGTCACCGTGGTCGCCCCGGCCGAGCTGGCCGAGCAGGTCCGTGCCCAGGCGGTCGCCGCGCTCGACGCGTACGCGACGCCGGTGGACCGCGCGGCCGCCGGCCGCAGCCAGTAG
- the tatA gene encoding Sec-independent protein translocase subunit TatA — translation MGALKPWHIAVLVVVLILLFGAKRLPDAARSLGRSLRIIKAETKSLQDDDRDLAEKADAQAAYQPLPPNAGQQQYAQPQQPVDPVQRVRDN, via the coding sequence ATGGGTGCCCTCAAGCCGTGGCACATCGCTGTACTCGTGGTCGTGCTGATCCTGCTCTTCGGCGCGAAGCGGCTCCCCGACGCGGCCCGTTCGCTGGGCCGCTCGCTGCGGATCATCAAGGCCGAGACCAAGAGCCTGCAAGACGACGACCGTGACCTGGCCGAGAAGGCCGACGCGCAGGCCGCCTACCAGCCGCTTCCGCCGAACGCCGGCCAGCAGCAGTACGCCCAGCCGCAGCAGCCGGTCGACCCGGTGCAGCGCGTCCGCGACAACTGA
- the tatC gene encoding twin-arginine translocase subunit TatC: MAFALKKRGPSNFERAADGSMTLMEHIRELRNRLFRASLAIVGGLIAGFWLADPAFMLLKRPYCRLPDTTNALGECQDLLALAPTSAFLLKLKLALWLGLIIGGPVWLYQLWAFIAPGLHRHERKWAYVFVSIAAPLFAAGGVLAYFVVDKGLGFLMEAGVGGLGNQFAAEPYIAFVTNMILLFGVAFEFPLILLMLNFTGVASARRLLSWWRVVIFVSFAFAAIATPDPGPFGMTLLATALSLLYFVAVGVAFLNDKRRGRGKEMYAGIADDEVSPLDLSAEPVGAVERVEATSPIESPEPIVKPAPIERRYDDMT, translated from the coding sequence GTGGCCTTCGCGTTGAAGAAGCGCGGCCCGAGCAACTTCGAGCGGGCCGCCGACGGCTCGATGACGCTCATGGAGCACATCCGTGAGCTGCGGAACCGGCTGTTCCGCGCGTCGTTGGCGATCGTCGGCGGCCTGATCGCCGGCTTCTGGCTCGCCGACCCGGCCTTCATGCTGCTGAAGCGGCCTTACTGCCGGCTGCCCGACACGACGAACGCGCTGGGCGAGTGCCAGGACCTGCTGGCCCTGGCGCCGACGAGCGCGTTCCTCCTGAAGCTGAAGCTGGCGCTCTGGCTCGGGTTGATCATTGGTGGGCCGGTCTGGCTCTACCAGCTCTGGGCGTTCATCGCCCCCGGCCTGCATCGGCACGAGCGCAAGTGGGCGTACGTCTTCGTGTCGATCGCCGCGCCGCTGTTCGCCGCCGGCGGGGTGCTGGCCTACTTCGTGGTCGACAAGGGCCTCGGGTTCCTGATGGAAGCCGGGGTGGGCGGGCTGGGCAACCAGTTCGCGGCCGAACCGTACATCGCGTTCGTCACCAACATGATCCTGCTGTTCGGGGTGGCGTTCGAGTTCCCGCTGATCCTGCTCATGCTCAATTTCACCGGGGTGGCCAGCGCCCGGCGCCTGCTGAGCTGGTGGCGCGTGGTGATCTTCGTGTCGTTCGCGTTCGCCGCGATCGCCACGCCGGACCCGGGTCCGTTCGGTATGACGCTGCTGGCCACCGCGCTCTCCCTGCTCTACTTCGTCGCGGTCGGCGTGGCCTTCCTCAACGACAAGCGGCGCGGACGGGGCAAGGAGATGTACGCCGGCATCGCCGACGACGAGGTCTCGCCGCTGGACCTGTCCGCCGAGCCGGTGGGGGCCGTCGAGCGGGTCGAGGCGACCAGCCCGATCGAGTCGCCCGAGCCGATCGTTAAACCGGCGCCGATCGAACGGCGCTACGACGACATGACCTGA
- a CDS encoding ATP-dependent endonuclease — protein MDLRSGLTDAAGLSAATVVLVEGDSDRHAIEAVARRHGRSLHGVAVVPMGGVTNIRHFVELFHDRRLAGLYDAAEERFIRRALADGGLGPARSSAELAGLGFHACRADLEDELIRALGTDTVEEVMAAVGDLRSFRLFQRQPAQRDRPLARQLRRFIGTRAGRKSHYATLLADALDPARTPPPLDRLLALL, from the coding sequence ATGGACCTGCGAAGCGGCCTGACCGATGCCGCCGGCCTGTCCGCCGCGACGGTGGTGTTGGTCGAGGGCGACAGCGACCGCCACGCGATCGAGGCGGTGGCGCGCCGGCACGGCCGCTCGCTGCACGGGGTGGCGGTGGTGCCGATGGGCGGGGTGACGAACATCCGGCACTTCGTCGAGCTGTTCCACGACCGCAGGCTGGCCGGCCTCTACGACGCCGCCGAGGAGAGGTTCATCCGGCGGGCCCTGGCGGACGGCGGGCTCGGCCCCGCCCGGTCCTCGGCGGAGCTGGCCGGCCTCGGCTTCCATGCCTGCCGGGCCGACCTGGAGGACGAGCTGATCCGGGCGCTCGGGACCGATACGGTCGAAGAGGTCATGGCGGCCGTGGGGGACCTGCGCTCCTTCCGACTGTTCCAGCGGCAGCCCGCCCAGCGGGACCGCCCGCTCGCCCGCCAGTTACGCCGCTTCATCGGCACCCGGGCCGGCCGCAAGAGCCACTACGCCACCCTGCTCGCCGACGCCCTCGACCCCGCGCGAACCCCACCGCCGCTGGACCGCCTGCTGGCGCTGCTCTGA
- a CDS encoding diacylglycerol kinase — protein sequence MLAVTVHDPVPPGPVAVLVNPTAGRGRHRGLLPRLLDRLNGAGRPVRLLAADTPEEAEAACHAAVADGAGALVAIGGDGTIHRALQAVAGTAVPFGPVPAGTGNDFAADTGFPTDPLAAVEVVVEALRAGRARPVDLALVTTADGAERWYGAVLAAGFDAIVNERANRMRWPRGPRRYDLAILVELARLRPRRYRLRLDGAEHEVDAVLVAVGNCASYGGGMRVCPDADPTDGLLDVVVGGRFDRRTLIRVKPRIYQGTHVAHPLVRVHRARTVELDAAGITTYADGERTADLPLRITAVPAALRLLR from the coding sequence GTGCTCGCCGTGACCGTGCACGATCCTGTCCCGCCCGGCCCCGTCGCCGTGCTCGTCAACCCGACCGCCGGCCGGGGACGGCACCGTGGCCTGCTGCCCCGGCTGCTGGACCGGCTGAACGGCGCCGGCCGGCCGGTCCGGCTGCTGGCGGCGGACACCCCCGAGGAGGCGGAGGCCGCCTGCCACGCCGCGGTCGCCGACGGCGCCGGCGCGCTGGTCGCGATCGGTGGGGACGGCACGATCCACCGGGCGCTCCAGGCGGTCGCCGGTACGGCCGTGCCGTTCGGCCCGGTCCCCGCCGGCACCGGCAACGACTTCGCGGCCGACACCGGCTTCCCCACCGACCCGCTCGCGGCCGTCGAGGTGGTCGTCGAGGCGCTGCGCGCCGGCCGCGCCCGCCCGGTCGACCTGGCCCTGGTGACCACCGCCGACGGCGCCGAGCGGTGGTACGGGGCGGTGCTGGCGGCCGGCTTCGACGCGATCGTCAACGAGCGGGCCAACCGGATGCGCTGGCCGCGCGGCCCGCGCCGCTACGACCTGGCCATCCTGGTCGAGCTGGCCCGGCTGCGCCCGCGCCGCTACCGGCTGCGCCTCGACGGTGCGGAGCACGAGGTGGACGCGGTTCTCGTCGCGGTCGGCAACTGTGCCAGCTACGGCGGCGGCATGCGGGTCTGCCCCGACGCCGACCCCACCGACGGGCTGCTGGACGTGGTGGTCGGCGGGCGCTTCGACCGGCGCACCCTGATCCGGGTCAAGCCCCGCATCTACCAGGGCACCCACGTCGCGCACCCGCTGGTGCGCGTACACCGGGCCCGGACGGTGGAGCTGGACGCCGCCGGCATCACCACCTACGCCGACGGGGAGCGGACAGCCGACCTGCCGCTGCGGATCACCGCCGTGCCGGCGGCGCTGCGGCTGCTGCGCTGA
- a CDS encoding EamA family transporter, whose product MTTGGSPTTPAPARRTGAVGLVLGGALSVQFGSAVAALLFPRTGVAGAVTLRLAIGALLMLAVCRPRLRGHNRDDWVAVIAFGLALAGMNSVFYQAIERIPLGPAVTLEVLGPLALSVLTARRPAAWCWAALALAGVALLGQGGFDRLDPVGVGLALGAGALWAAYIVCSARVGGRFPRADGLALALAVAALVTLPIGLVGSGSRLWHPAVLGLGTGLAVLASVLPYTLELLALRRLPTATFAVLMSLGPAIAALAGWLVLDQRLAAVEILAIGLVIAASAGAVRAGTRGPTGTAGGTPGPGDVEPVSAAAAAPPARR is encoded by the coding sequence ATGACGACCGGCGGATCTCCCACCACGCCCGCCCCGGCCCGCCGCACCGGCGCCGTCGGGCTGGTGCTCGGCGGGGCGCTCTCGGTGCAGTTCGGATCCGCGGTCGCCGCGCTGCTGTTCCCGCGTACCGGGGTGGCCGGAGCGGTGACGCTGCGGCTGGCCATCGGCGCGCTGCTGATGCTGGCCGTGTGCCGCCCCCGGCTGCGCGGGCACAACCGCGACGACTGGGTCGCCGTGATCGCCTTCGGGCTGGCACTGGCCGGAATGAACTCGGTCTTCTATCAGGCCATCGAGCGGATTCCGCTCGGCCCGGCGGTGACCCTGGAGGTGCTCGGGCCGCTGGCGCTGTCGGTGCTCACCGCCCGCCGGCCGGCGGCCTGGTGCTGGGCCGCGCTGGCCCTGGCCGGGGTGGCGCTGCTGGGGCAGGGCGGCTTCGATCGTCTGGATCCGGTCGGGGTCGGGCTGGCGCTGGGCGCGGGCGCGCTGTGGGCGGCGTACATCGTCTGCTCGGCCCGGGTCGGCGGGCGGTTCCCCCGCGCCGACGGGTTGGCCCTGGCGTTGGCCGTGGCCGCGCTGGTCACCCTGCCGATCGGGCTGGTCGGCTCGGGGAGCCGGCTGTGGCACCCGGCGGTGCTGGGGCTGGGCACCGGGCTGGCCGTGCTCGCCTCGGTGCTGCCGTACACGCTGGAGCTGCTGGCGCTGCGGCGGCTGCCCACCGCGACCTTCGCCGTGCTGATGAGCCTCGGGCCGGCGATCGCCGCCCTGGCCGGCTGGCTGGTGCTCGACCAGCGGCTGGCGGCGGTGGAGATCCTCGCGATCGGGCTGGTGATCGCCGCCAGCGCCGGCGCGGTCCGGGCCGGCACGCGGGGCCCCACCGGGACGGCCGGCGGCACGCCGGGACCGGGTGACGTCGAGCCGGTCAGCGCAGCAGCCGCAGCGCCGCCGGCACGGCGGTGA
- a CDS encoding HAD family hydrolase, translated as MPDHAEPTAPSGADDAVHPTTSRRPVEAVLFDFHGTLAQVEEPREWVLAAAAACGVELDRVRATALADRLLTAGRAGGPLPARVPPRLAELWADRDLYPHAHRGAYTGLAETVDVGIEGFADALYERVLVPDGWVPYPDTEAVLKALRRSGVKVAVVSNIGFDIRPLIDAWGLAELIDAYALSYEVGRCKPDPGIFLRACGMLGVDPERALMVGDTPADAGAVGAGCAVLVLPCADAGRPNGLGAVLDLAVPG; from the coding sequence GTGCCGGATCATGCCGAACCGACCGCCCCGAGCGGCGCCGACGACGCTGTCCACCCGACCACGTCCCGCCGGCCTGTGGAGGCGGTGCTCTTCGACTTCCACGGCACCCTCGCCCAGGTGGAGGAGCCCCGGGAGTGGGTGCTGGCCGCCGCGGCGGCGTGCGGGGTGGAACTCGACCGGGTCCGCGCCACCGCGCTGGCCGACCGGCTGCTCACCGCGGGCCGGGCGGGCGGGCCACTGCCGGCCCGGGTGCCGCCCCGGCTGGCCGAGCTGTGGGCCGACCGCGATCTCTACCCGCACGCCCACCGGGGCGCCTACACGGGGCTGGCGGAGACCGTCGACGTGGGCATCGAGGGGTTCGCCGACGCGCTCTACGAGCGGGTGCTGGTGCCCGACGGCTGGGTGCCGTACCCGGACACCGAGGCGGTGCTCAAGGCACTGCGCCGGTCCGGGGTGAAGGTGGCGGTGGTCAGCAACATCGGCTTCGACATCCGGCCGCTGATCGACGCCTGGGGGCTCGCCGAGCTGATCGACGCGTACGCCCTGTCGTACGAGGTGGGGCGGTGCAAGCCGGACCCGGGCATCTTCCTGCGCGCCTGCGGCATGCTCGGCGTCGACCCGGAGCGGGCCCTGATGGTGGGCGACACCCCCGCCGACGCGGGCGCGGTCGGGGCCGGCTGCGCCGTGCTGGTGCTGCCCTGCGCCGACGCCGGGCGCCCCAACGGCCTGGGTGCGGTGCTCGACCTCGCCGTGCCCGGCTGA